The following are encoded together in the Geobacter sulfurreducens PCA genome:
- a CDS encoding response regulator has protein sequence MAKRVMIVDDALFMRNMLRGILEDAGYEVVAEASDGAEAVVTFRDVRPDVVTLDIIMPVKNGIEALREIMAIDPKARVVICSAVGQESLVDKARSVGAKDFILKPFNPERVKDVMKQVTEG, from the coding sequence ATGGCCAAAAGAGTAATGATAGTGGATGACGCTCTGTTCATGCGCAACATGCTGCGGGGCATACTCGAGGATGCGGGGTACGAAGTGGTCGCCGAGGCTTCGGACGGCGCGGAGGCAGTGGTAACATTCCGTGACGTGCGCCCCGACGTCGTCACCCTCGACATCATCATGCCCGTGAAAAACGGTATTGAAGCCCTGCGTGAAATCATGGCCATCGATCCCAAGGCCCGCGTGGTCATTTGCAGCGCGGTCGGCCAGGAGAGCCTTGTGGACAAAGCCCGGAGCGTGGGCGCGAAAGACTTCATCCTCAAACCGTTCAATCCGGAGCGGGTCAAGGATGTGATGAAGCAGGTGACCGAGGGCTAG
- a CDS encoding chemotaxis protein CheA: MDMSQYRDLFVAEAREHLERLGEEVLALEKDPANGERLDSLFRTAHSIKGMAGSMGYDGIADLSHRMEDLMDRVRKGRIPFGRDIADLLLACADQLGRMVEDVTGGGNGSLDATDLCARLALVAGQEAAAPAAPADAETSPSPQPSDQPEPARRDESDGARTVRIRSELLDRFVNITGELVTGKNRIMELAAGLESEPLRDAAAELSKLVRDLQREVMSARMMPFGTICDRFPRMVRDLARRSGKEATLAIDGKDQELDRGILEILPDPLLHALRNAVDHGIESPEERSAAGKGAGGRIVLSVRREKDHLDVTVTDDGRGMDPAALVNAALAKGIITPEEAATLSRQEALMLVCRPGFSTARSVTEVSGRGVGMDAVQAAVSRAGGSLSIQSERGRGSRITLRLPLSVAIIQVLLVGCGPLTMAVPVNAVRRTVELDRRLQRIEDGRAVFDLGGETLPLVDLGLLVGTGPTAGGDFSPVLTADVAGRTMGFAVDRFFGQAEVFTKPLGTPLNRARGLAGGAILGDGRVIFILDLPNLVDGATSRRRVFMHPDGAHKGGTTA; this comes from the coding sequence ATGGACATGTCCCAGTACCGGGACCTCTTCGTTGCCGAGGCCCGGGAACACCTGGAGCGCCTGGGCGAAGAGGTACTGGCCCTGGAAAAGGACCCGGCCAACGGCGAACGCCTCGACTCGCTCTTCCGCACCGCCCACTCCATCAAAGGCATGGCGGGCTCCATGGGATATGACGGCATAGCCGACCTTTCCCACCGCATGGAAGACCTGATGGACCGCGTCCGCAAGGGCCGGATTCCCTTTGGCCGGGACATCGCCGACCTGCTGCTGGCCTGCGCGGACCAGTTGGGACGAATGGTGGAAGACGTGACCGGCGGCGGGAACGGCTCCCTCGACGCGACAGACCTCTGCGCCAGACTCGCCCTGGTTGCCGGGCAGGAGGCCGCAGCCCCGGCGGCTCCAGCCGATGCAGAGACATCCCCCTCCCCGCAGCCATCCGACCAGCCGGAACCGGCACGTCGCGACGAAAGCGACGGGGCGCGAACCGTCCGGATCCGGTCAGAGCTTCTTGACCGATTTGTCAACATAACCGGCGAACTGGTCACCGGCAAGAACCGGATCATGGAACTGGCGGCGGGACTCGAATCCGAACCACTGCGGGATGCGGCGGCCGAACTGTCGAAACTGGTCCGCGACCTGCAGCGCGAGGTCATGTCGGCCAGAATGATGCCCTTCGGCACCATCTGCGACCGTTTCCCCCGCATGGTGCGGGATCTGGCTCGCCGTAGCGGGAAAGAGGCGACGCTGGCCATCGACGGCAAGGATCAGGAACTGGATCGCGGCATTCTGGAAATTCTCCCCGACCCTCTGCTCCATGCCCTGCGCAATGCCGTCGATCACGGCATCGAGTCGCCGGAGGAACGGAGTGCGGCCGGAAAGGGAGCGGGGGGTCGGATCGTCCTGTCGGTTCGCAGGGAAAAAGACCATCTGGACGTGACAGTGACGGATGACGGGCGGGGCATGGATCCGGCAGCTCTCGTCAACGCCGCCCTTGCCAAGGGAATCATCACCCCGGAAGAGGCGGCGACGCTCAGCCGGCAGGAGGCGTTGATGCTCGTCTGCAGGCCGGGCTTTTCCACGGCCAGGAGCGTCACCGAGGTATCCGGAAGAGGGGTGGGGATGGATGCGGTGCAAGCCGCTGTAAGTCGGGCGGGTGGCAGCCTGTCCATCCAGTCCGAGCGAGGCCGGGGAAGCAGGATCACCCTTCGGCTCCCCCTGAGCGTGGCGATCATCCAGGTGCTCCTGGTGGGCTGCGGCCCGCTGACCATGGCGGTTCCCGTCAACGCCGTCCGCCGGACCGTCGAGCTGGACCGGCGGCTCCAGCGCATCGAAGATGGGCGGGCTGTTTTTGATCTGGGCGGGGAAACCCTCCCGCTGGTTGACCTGGGCCTGCTCGTGGGGACCGGCCCGACTGCCGGCGGGGATTTCTCGCCCGTTCTGACGGCCGACGTTGCAGGACGCACAATGGGGTTTGCCGTGGACCGTTTTTTCGGACAGGCAGAGGTATTCACCAAGCCGCTCGGCACGCCGCTCAACCGTGCCAGGGGGCTTGCGGGAGGAGCTATACTGGGAGACGGTCGGGTCATCTTCATCCTCGACCTCCCCAATCTTGTCGACGGGGCCACCAGCCGGCGCCGCGTTTTCATGCACCCTGACGGTGCGCACAAAGGGGGAACGACCGCATGA
- a CDS encoding chemotaxis protein CheC, protein MKFDALTEEHLDALKEVSNIGVAHAATALSQLIGKGITLQVPKVHLMKITEVPEAFGGAERIVVGIYLQMLGDARGNILIVLPRESALKLLSRLLPREKSEGSLLTELEISALKEVGNILASAYLNALGALMRKTLIPSVPVLSFDMAGAVIDYVLIELGEVGDLALMVETEFFGEEEKIGGQFFLLPDPESLRIILDAIGVKL, encoded by the coding sequence ATGAAATTCGATGCATTGACCGAGGAGCACCTGGACGCCCTCAAGGAAGTAAGCAACATCGGTGTGGCTCACGCAGCCACTGCCCTTTCCCAGCTGATCGGCAAGGGGATAACCCTCCAGGTGCCGAAGGTCCACCTCATGAAGATCACCGAGGTTCCCGAAGCGTTCGGCGGAGCCGAGCGGATCGTTGTCGGAATTTATCTCCAGATGCTCGGCGACGCCCGGGGCAACATCCTCATCGTCCTGCCCCGGGAGAGCGCCCTCAAGCTCCTTTCACGGCTTCTCCCCCGTGAAAAGAGCGAAGGGTCCCTCCTCACAGAGCTAGAGATCTCGGCGCTCAAGGAAGTGGGGAACATCCTGGCCTCGGCCTACCTCAACGCCCTGGGCGCTCTTATGCGCAAGACCCTGATTCCTTCGGTTCCGGTCCTTTCCTTCGACATGGCAGGTGCGGTCATCGATTACGTCCTGATCGAACTGGGCGAAGTAGGCGACCTGGCTCTCATGGTGGAAACCGAATTTTTCGGCGAAGAGGAGAAAATCGGCGGTCAGTTCTTCCTGCTCCCCGACCCCGAATCTCTCAGGATCATCCTTGACGCCATCGGAGTAAAACTTTGA
- a CDS encoding chemotaxis protein CheD, with product MSRIVSVGISEFKIASAPTILMTYGLGSCVGIALHDPVALTGGLAHTLLPAPVRGMDSMVKSAKFTCWAVDLMVEELIKCGCVAERLVAKLAGGATMFEPQHRTTHSGIGERNVTAAKEALERRGIPLVASDTGDDYGRSLEFNTVTGVITVRALQRPIKRM from the coding sequence TTGAGCCGGATCGTCAGCGTCGGCATATCGGAATTCAAGATTGCATCGGCCCCGACGATCCTCATGACCTACGGCCTCGGCTCCTGCGTCGGCATTGCACTCCACGATCCGGTCGCGCTCACCGGCGGGCTCGCCCACACCCTCCTCCCCGCTCCGGTCCGGGGGATGGACTCCATGGTTAAATCAGCAAAATTCACCTGTTGGGCGGTTGACCTGATGGTTGAAGAGCTCATTAAATGCGGTTGCGTCGCTGAACGTCTTGTGGCAAAATTGGCCGGCGGCGCGACCATGTTCGAACCACAACACCGCACCACCCACAGTGGCATCGGCGAGCGTAACGTGACGGCGGCCAAAGAGGCTCTCGAGCGGCGCGGCATTCCTCTGGTGGCATCGGACACCGGCGACGATTACGGCCGGAGCCTGGAATTCAATACGGTAACAGGAGTCATCACGGTGCGGGCGCTGCAGCGTCCCATCAAGCGCATGTGA
- a CDS encoding LolA family protein: MKGLRLLAAIMAVALLPLTVMAAPGPVNVGLQDVIDTVEKTFRPNRTSGMPPLVSVTADFFQRSTLAAQNREMRADGQMFFRPATSREPLMFRFDYFRPLRHEIVSNGRTLWTYLPENRQVIVSDVSPVFNPYTFDPERNQASNFLQGLGRISKDFLVVFSPQGRDIGGNYVLELTPRRATATIARLYMAVNGEAVANYVRSGRRIADSIASLGRQEWTFPILSTTVVDHQGNTTIIEFSNARTNILLSESLFTFAIPPGVQVVQPPQRR, translated from the coding sequence ATGAAGGGGCTCAGACTCCTGGCGGCGATCATGGCGGTCGCCCTGCTTCCATTGACGGTCATGGCCGCGCCAGGCCCGGTGAATGTCGGGCTTCAGGACGTGATCGACACCGTGGAAAAAACATTCAGGCCAAACCGGACTTCGGGAATGCCCCCCCTCGTTTCGGTGACGGCCGACTTTTTCCAGCGCTCGACCCTGGCGGCCCAGAACCGCGAGATGCGGGCCGACGGCCAGATGTTCTTCAGGCCCGCCACGAGCCGGGAACCGCTCATGTTCCGGTTCGATTACTTCCGCCCCCTGAGACACGAGATCGTCAGCAACGGCCGGACCCTCTGGACCTACCTCCCCGAAAACCGCCAGGTAATCGTGAGCGATGTTTCGCCGGTCTTCAACCCCTACACCTTCGACCCTGAGCGCAACCAGGCGTCCAACTTCCTCCAGGGGCTCGGCCGGATATCCAAAGATTTTCTCGTCGTCTTCTCACCCCAGGGGAGGGACATCGGGGGCAATTACGTGTTGGAACTGACGCCGCGCCGGGCAACGGCAACCATCGCCAGGCTCTACATGGCGGTCAACGGCGAGGCGGTGGCAAACTATGTCCGCAGCGGCAGGAGGATTGCCGACAGCATTGCATCCCTCGGCCGCCAGGAGTGGACGTTTCCCATCCTTTCCACCACCGTGGTGGACCACCAGGGAAACACCACGATCATCGAATTCAGCAACGCCCGGACGAACATCCTCTTGAGCGAGTCGCTCTTCACCTTCGCCATCCCGCCGGGAGTTCAGGTGGTTCAACCGCCCCAGCGGCGCTGA
- a CDS encoding LolA family protein, with amino-acid sequence MTLPRILLLFAVTLLLGTGAATAAPSAPLADVVATLEQGYASLKDLQASFTQRTEMAAVKRSQTGSGELFIRKGAGDRALFRFNYVKPSQQIVSNGKTVWYYLPENRQVMTMDASALFAGGGGVALSYLTGIGQISRDFAVSFAGNGRDAKGNHVLDLVPKKQGQAFARLQLTVSAKAVEEYQRAGKATVPFPIVSSVVVDQMGSRTSFEFSKIRVNRGLAGSLFTFKAPAGVEVIQAPGVK; translated from the coding sequence ATGACTCTGCCGCGCATACTATTGCTGTTTGCCGTCACCCTGCTTCTGGGGACAGGTGCCGCCACGGCGGCGCCGTCAGCCCCCCTGGCCGACGTGGTAGCCACTTTGGAACAGGGATACGCTTCCCTCAAGGACCTGCAGGCATCCTTCACCCAACGGACCGAAATGGCGGCGGTCAAGCGGTCCCAGACCGGCTCCGGCGAGCTGTTCATCCGCAAAGGTGCCGGCGACCGGGCGCTCTTTCGCTTCAACTACGTCAAACCGTCCCAGCAGATCGTCTCCAACGGCAAGACCGTCTGGTACTATCTGCCCGAGAACCGGCAGGTCATGACCATGGATGCCTCTGCCCTCTTTGCGGGCGGCGGGGGGGTCGCCCTTTCCTACCTGACCGGCATAGGCCAGATATCGCGCGACTTCGCCGTAAGCTTTGCGGGCAACGGACGCGACGCCAAAGGGAACCACGTCCTGGACCTGGTGCCCAAAAAACAGGGCCAGGCCTTTGCCCGGCTCCAGCTCACCGTTTCGGCCAAGGCGGTCGAAGAGTACCAACGGGCGGGCAAAGCCACGGTACCCTTTCCCATCGTTTCATCTGTTGTGGTTGACCAGATGGGGAGCCGCACGTCCTTCGAATTCTCGAAAATACGGGTGAACCGTGGGCTGGCCGGTTCTCTCTTTACATTCAAGGCTCCTGCCGGCGTTGAGGTAATCCAGGCACCGGGAGTCAAATAA
- a CDS encoding YajQ family cyclic di-GMP-binding protein yields the protein MPSFDIVSKVEMQEVDNAVNQTVKEISQRYDFKGSKCEIKLEKDAIKLLADDDYKLKAVVDILQSKCIKRGISIKSLQYGNVEPASGGMVRQAVDIQQGISKEKGKDIIAVVKESKLKVQAQIQDDQVRVTGKNRDDLQDVIKLLKGKDLGVELQFVNFRD from the coding sequence ATGCCCTCATTCGACATCGTCTCGAAGGTGGAAATGCAGGAGGTCGACAACGCGGTGAACCAGACCGTGAAAGAGATTTCACAGCGCTACGATTTCAAGGGAAGCAAGTGCGAGATCAAGCTGGAAAAGGACGCCATCAAGCTGTTGGCCGACGATGACTACAAGCTCAAGGCAGTGGTCGACATTCTCCAGTCCAAGTGCATCAAGCGGGGAATATCCATCAAATCGCTCCAGTACGGTAATGTGGAACCGGCATCCGGCGGCATGGTGCGGCAGGCGGTCGATATCCAGCAGGGTATCTCCAAGGAGAAGGGAAAGGACATCATTGCCGTCGTCAAGGAGTCCAAGCTCAAGGTTCAGGCGCAAATCCAGGATGACCAGGTGCGGGTGACCGGCAAAAACCGCGACGACCTCCAGGATGTCATCAAGCTTCTCAAGGGAAAGGATCTGGGGGTGGAACTCCAGTTCGTCAATTTCAGGGACTAA
- the rimO gene encoding 30S ribosomal protein S12 methylthiotransferase RimO gives MSNAKEKVSMVSLGCPKNLVDAEVMLGRLAKDRYEITTDEREADIIIVNTCSFIKEAKQESIDTILDLADRKQDGRCRLLIVTGCLPQRYQEELARELPEVDIFVGTGDYPRIAEIIEEKSSRPEQLRYIGDPNFVFDESLTRLNSSPAYTAYLKIAEGCSNCCSYCVIPSLRGAFRSRPLESVLAEARSLVAGGAREINLIAQDITTYGRDLPGAPSLETLIRELAAIDGLAWIRLLYAYPDGITDGLIQTIKNEPKVCKYLDLPIQHISDPILKRMNRRSTEPQIRELVARLREEIPDIALRTSLIVGFPGETEEDFRTLLHFVEEAQFDRLGVFCYSREEGTPAAEMPDQVSERVKRERYKKLMKAQARVSFKRNRRLIDTEEQVIVEGYSEETELLLKGRSSRQAPDIDGQVYITAGNANVGDIVRLRITDSSDYDLIGEIIS, from the coding sequence GTGAGTAACGCAAAAGAAAAAGTCAGCATGGTCAGCCTTGGCTGCCCCAAAAATCTGGTGGATGCAGAGGTAATGCTCGGCCGCCTGGCAAAGGACCGCTACGAGATCACCACCGATGAGCGCGAGGCGGACATTATCATCGTCAACACCTGTTCCTTCATCAAAGAGGCGAAACAGGAGAGCATCGACACGATCCTCGACCTGGCCGACCGGAAACAGGACGGCCGCTGCCGGCTCCTCATTGTGACCGGGTGCCTCCCCCAGCGCTACCAGGAAGAGCTGGCCAGGGAACTGCCCGAGGTGGACATCTTCGTGGGCACCGGCGACTATCCCCGCATCGCGGAGATCATCGAGGAGAAGAGTTCGCGGCCGGAGCAGCTGCGCTATATCGGCGACCCAAACTTCGTATTCGACGAAAGCCTCACGCGCCTCAACTCCTCCCCGGCCTACACCGCCTACCTGAAAATCGCCGAGGGATGCTCCAACTGCTGCTCCTACTGCGTGATCCCGTCTCTGCGGGGAGCCTTCCGCTCCCGTCCTCTGGAGAGCGTCCTCGCTGAGGCCCGCTCCCTCGTGGCCGGCGGGGCGCGGGAGATCAACCTGATTGCCCAGGACATCACCACCTACGGCCGCGACCTGCCCGGCGCACCCTCCCTGGAGACCCTCATCCGCGAACTGGCCGCCATTGACGGCCTCGCCTGGATCAGACTCCTCTATGCCTACCCCGACGGTATTACCGACGGCCTGATCCAGACCATCAAGAACGAACCAAAAGTCTGCAAATACCTGGACCTGCCCATCCAGCACATCAGCGACCCGATCCTGAAGCGGATGAACCGCCGCAGCACCGAGCCCCAGATCCGGGAGCTCGTGGCCAGGCTGCGGGAGGAGATCCCGGACATCGCGCTCCGCACCTCCCTCATCGTCGGCTTCCCCGGTGAAACGGAAGAGGACTTCCGCACGCTCCTCCATTTCGTGGAAGAAGCCCAGTTCGACCGTCTCGGCGTGTTCTGCTATTCACGCGAAGAAGGGACCCCGGCCGCGGAGATGCCCGACCAGGTCTCCGAGCGGGTGAAGCGCGAGCGCTACAAAAAGCTTATGAAGGCCCAGGCTCGGGTATCTTTCAAGCGGAACCGCCGGCTCATCGACACGGAAGAACAGGTCATCGTGGAAGGATACAGCGAGGAGACAGAGCTCCTCCTGAAGGGACGCTCCTCCCGCCAGGCGCCCGACATCGACGGCCAGGTCTACATCACCGCCGGCAACGCCAACGTGGGTGACATCGTACGTCTTCGGATTACCGATTCCTCCGACTACGATCTCATCGGCGAGATCATCTCCTGA
- a CDS encoding TraR/DksA family transcriptional regulator, which produces MIEKSEEMKALLVKLKDETLQEIHKAMRSGSENAGGEPTGDIYDQASSERDRELGLLLSDRERDKLRKIDEALLKIEDGEYGICEECEEEIPLGRLKVMPFARYCVKCQSDIEKIQAQTRRFEEERAYREIAFGEEEEA; this is translated from the coding sequence ATGATTGAAAAATCTGAGGAAATGAAGGCTCTTCTCGTCAAACTCAAGGATGAGACCCTTCAGGAGATACACAAGGCGATGCGTAGCGGCTCCGAGAATGCAGGGGGCGAGCCCACGGGCGACATCTACGACCAGGCGTCCAGCGAGCGCGACCGGGAGCTGGGACTGCTTCTGAGTGACCGGGAGCGGGACAAGCTGCGCAAAATCGATGAGGCCCTCTTGAAGATCGAGGACGGAGAATACGGCATCTGCGAGGAGTGCGAGGAAGAAATCCCCCTGGGACGCCTCAAGGTCATGCCTTTTGCACGCTACTGCGTCAAGTGCCAGTCGGACATCGAAAAGATCCAGGCCCAGACCCGCCGTTTCGAGGAAGAGCGGGCGTATCGCGAGATCGCCTTCGGCGAAGAAGAAGAGGCCTGA
- the gpmI gene encoding 2,3-bisphosphoglycerate-independent phosphoglycerate mutase, with product MPRPLVLMILDGWGINPDPSNNAVAIGRTPAMDRLMAEYPSVEMETSGMAVGLPDGQMGNSEVGHLNIGAGRVVYQDLTRITKSIDDGDFFTNPVLLDCMARVKAAGGRLHLGGLLSDGGVHSHNTHLYALIELARRQGVKDVFVHAFLDGRDTPPSSGAGYLAELEAEIGRIGFGRVATVMGRYWAMDRDNRWERVERAYNTIVKGEGAHRPDSAAAIEASYSAGVTDEFVEPAVIAPNGSPLGLLADGDGFICFNFRSDRAREITRALTDPAFAGFDRSPWPRLASYVCLTEYDATFPLPVAYPPESLANILGQVVSRAGLRQLRIAETEKYAHVTFFFNGGVEEPFPGEERILIPSPKEVATYDQKPEMSAPLVTDALLKRIDEGVDDVVVVNFANADMVGHTGILDAAVRAIETVDECVGRVAATVLEKGGALIITADHGNAEMMVDETGGPHTAHTNERVPLILVDDSRKGARLRPGTLADIAPTMLGLLGIPQPPEMTGKSLLVATE from the coding sequence ATGCCCAGACCGCTCGTGCTCATGATCCTCGACGGGTGGGGGATCAATCCCGACCCTTCCAATAATGCCGTGGCCATTGGCCGGACCCCGGCCATGGACCGCCTCATGGCCGAGTACCCCTCGGTGGAGATGGAGACGTCGGGCATGGCTGTGGGGCTTCCCGACGGCCAAATGGGGAACTCGGAGGTGGGCCACCTGAACATCGGCGCCGGCCGTGTGGTCTACCAGGACCTGACCCGCATCACCAAATCGATCGACGACGGCGACTTCTTCACCAATCCGGTGCTTCTCGACTGCATGGCCCGCGTCAAGGCTGCCGGCGGCAGGCTGCACCTGGGCGGGCTCCTCTCCGACGGGGGAGTCCACTCCCATAACACGCACCTCTATGCCCTCATTGAGTTGGCCCGGCGTCAGGGGGTGAAGGACGTGTTCGTTCATGCCTTCCTCGACGGCCGCGACACCCCGCCCAGCAGCGGTGCGGGCTACCTGGCCGAGCTGGAGGCGGAGATCGGCCGGATCGGCTTCGGCAGGGTCGCCACGGTCATGGGGCGCTACTGGGCCATGGACCGGGATAATCGCTGGGAGCGGGTGGAGCGGGCCTATAACACCATTGTCAAGGGTGAGGGGGCGCACCGTCCGGACTCGGCTGCGGCCATCGAGGCGAGTTACAGTGCCGGTGTCACTGACGAGTTCGTTGAGCCGGCCGTCATCGCCCCTAACGGCAGCCCACTCGGACTTCTCGCCGACGGGGACGGCTTTATCTGCTTCAATTTCCGTTCGGACCGGGCCCGTGAGATCACCCGGGCACTCACGGACCCCGCCTTCGCCGGCTTCGATCGTTCACCGTGGCCCCGCCTCGCCTCCTATGTCTGCCTTACTGAGTACGATGCCACCTTTCCGCTCCCCGTGGCCTACCCCCCCGAAAGCCTCGCCAACATCCTGGGCCAGGTGGTGAGCCGGGCCGGGCTCCGGCAGCTGCGGATCGCCGAGACCGAAAAGTATGCCCACGTCACGTTCTTCTTCAACGGCGGCGTGGAAGAGCCGTTTCCCGGCGAGGAGCGGATCCTGATCCCCTCTCCCAAGGAAGTGGCCACCTACGACCAGAAGCCGGAAATGAGCGCCCCGCTCGTGACCGATGCGCTGCTGAAGCGGATCGACGAGGGAGTAGACGATGTGGTGGTGGTCAATTTCGCCAATGCCGACATGGTGGGACACACCGGCATCCTTGATGCCGCCGTGCGCGCCATCGAGACGGTTGACGAGTGCGTGGGCCGGGTGGCGGCAACGGTGCTGGAAAAGGGGGGGGCACTGATCATAACTGCCGACCACGGCAACGCCGAGATGATGGTGGACGAGACCGGCGGTCCCCACACCGCCCATACCAACGAACGGGTACCACTCATCCTGGTGGACGATTCCCGGAAAGGGGCACGACTGCGGCCCGGGACCCTAGCCGACATCGCGCCGACCATGCTTGGGTTACTGGGGATTCCGCAGCCGCCGGAGATGACGGGGAAAAGCTTGCTGGTCGCTACCGAGTGA
- a CDS encoding 23S rRNA (pseudouridine(1915)-N(3))-methyltransferase RlmH, giving the protein MKLRVLWVGKTQEEWVRRGIDEYAGRVRRYAPLEIGEARDEKGAAAEAMRARECERLDKLVPRTSRLILLDERGDQLTSPEFAAYISRCRDTAVPELAFAIGGAYGFADEFRRRADRVIALSRMTFTHQMVRVVLLEQIYRAFTIIGNEPYHH; this is encoded by the coding sequence GTGAAACTGCGCGTGCTCTGGGTCGGCAAGACCCAGGAGGAGTGGGTTCGGCGCGGCATTGACGAATATGCCGGCCGGGTGAGACGCTATGCTCCCCTGGAGATCGGCGAGGCGCGGGATGAAAAGGGCGCTGCGGCCGAGGCCATGCGCGCTCGGGAGTGTGAGCGGCTCGACAAGCTCGTTCCCCGCACCTCACGCCTGATCCTTCTGGATGAGCGGGGCGATCAGCTCACTTCGCCGGAATTCGCCGCCTACATCTCCCGTTGCCGGGACACGGCGGTACCCGAACTGGCCTTCGCCATCGGCGGGGCCTACGGCTTTGCCGACGAGTTCAGGCGCCGGGCCGACCGGGTCATCGCCCTGTCGCGGATGACCTTTACCCACCAGATGGTCCGGGTGGTGCTGCTGGAGCAGATCTACCGGGCTTTCACCATCATCGGCAACGAACCCTATCATCACTAA
- the rsfS gene encoding ribosome silencing factor has translation MTDKLTLTPLERALQCARFALDKKALDVKVLEIGRISSIADYLVLATGRSDKQAQAIADSVKKGLKKYGKVIDMEGLREGNWIVIDYGDVIVHIFREELRSYYDLDGLWSAAGQVAIPAEYLWEGKEGGGE, from the coding sequence ATGACGGATAAACTCACGCTCACTCCCCTCGAGCGCGCGCTCCAGTGCGCCCGCTTCGCCCTCGACAAGAAGGCCCTTGATGTGAAGGTCCTCGAGATCGGCCGGATATCGTCCATTGCCGACTATCTGGTGCTTGCCACGGGCCGTTCGGACAAGCAGGCCCAGGCCATTGCCGATTCGGTCAAGAAGGGGCTCAAGAAGTACGGCAAGGTCATCGATATGGAGGGGCTGCGGGAAGGGAACTGGATCGTGATCGACTACGGTGACGTGATCGTCCACATCTTCCGGGAGGAACTGCGCTCCTACTACGACCTGGACGGCCTCTGGTCCGCTGCCGGGCAGGTGGCGATTCCCGCGGAGTACCTGTGGGAAGGGAAGGAAGGGGGAGGGGAGTGA
- the nadD gene encoding nicotinate-nucleotide adenylyltransferase, translating to MKTGILGGTFNPVHVAHLRIAEEVRDTFALDRVLFIPAASPPHKAMEGEVPFETRCAMVRLATADNHAFAVSDMEGGRPGKSYSVDTIRALKEEYPGDEFFFIIGSDSFLDIGSWYDYEAIFASCNLVVAARPGAEAADLLAALPVAITAQFCYYPAEKRLAHRSGYSVYWLAGVPLDISSRSIRGLARLGRSIRYLVPEAVERYINEQRIYAHDG from the coding sequence ATGAAAACGGGCATTCTCGGCGGCACGTTCAACCCGGTGCACGTGGCTCACCTCCGCATCGCGGAGGAGGTGCGGGACACCTTTGCCCTGGACCGGGTTCTGTTCATTCCGGCAGCGTCCCCGCCCCACAAGGCCATGGAGGGGGAAGTCCCCTTTGAGACGCGCTGCGCCATGGTGCGGCTCGCCACGGCGGACAACCACGCCTTTGCCGTGTCGGACATGGAGGGGGGGCGACCGGGTAAGTCCTATTCCGTCGACACGATCCGGGCTCTCAAAGAGGAGTATCCGGGGGACGAATTTTTTTTCATCATCGGCAGCGACTCGTTCCTCGACATTGGCTCCTGGTACGACTACGAGGCGATCTTCGCCTCCTGCAACCTGGTGGTGGCGGCCCGCCCCGGAGCCGAAGCGGCGGACCTGCTCGCGGCGCTGCCGGTTGCCATAACAGCGCAATTCTGCTATTATCCCGCGGAAAAACGGCTCGCCCATCGCTCGGGATATTCGGTCTACTGGCTGGCCGGCGTCCCCCTCGACATCTCGTCCCGTTCCATCCGCGGACTCGCTCGCCTCGGCAGGTCGATCAGGTACTTGGTCCCGGAGGCGGTGGAGCGCTACATCAACGAACAAAGGATCTATGCCCATGACGGATAA